The following coding sequences lie in one Oceanicola sp. 502str15 genomic window:
- a CDS encoding LysM peptidoglycan-binding domain-containing protein: MSAWNSLSPVFRGGLTAAALALAGLGLWLWQGGGLAPETPQPVEEAAGETGPAEVTGSGEGIDAADAAAQGDNAGGPEDTATAETPAETASPEAVESAAAETSTDKPADNPTVDAPAESTATTLPGFDLVRIEPDGASVIAGTAAPGDNISLLLDGTAIAEAEADGQGAFVILTTIQPGPAPQILTLTANGERRSEASVIVAAAPQVSEAVASADATGTSAEDRPAGTEAEAEVETAEASQTPEPEAQDTPPAAQQSQATGASSLDTGLAAATDAAPDTAPSTPASDAAEATELATPTQEDTAPVNTGTTETIAQDTPQTQPASTGAVTASAEVAATDTTTPEPAADLPSEPTDLPVETPASPPIDTAAVPAETPQAAPAEPVAQSQTAQTAPTVTSTAPQLLVASGEGLKVIQPSSSAATVPLRVETIGYSDSGVTLAGRGTGGPSDLRIYLDNAPIAMAPLEQDGTWEAELNGVSPGTYTLRVDQLAGDGSVTGRFETPFLRESEAALARSAPAATDPEGLAVSVITVQPGYSLWAIASDRYGDGMSWHKVLEANSGQIRDPDLIYPGQIFDLPD, from the coding sequence ATGTCGGCTTGGAATTCCCTCTCTCCCGTCTTTCGGGGAGGTCTTACGGCTGCCGCACTCGCGCTGGCCGGGCTTGGCCTTTGGCTCTGGCAGGGCGGCGGTCTGGCCCCTGAAACGCCGCAGCCGGTGGAAGAGGCGGCTGGCGAAACCGGGCCTGCCGAAGTGACCGGGAGTGGGGAGGGCATTGACGCCGCTGATGCGGCTGCTCAGGGTGATAACGCCGGGGGCCCCGAGGATACCGCCACCGCAGAGACACCTGCCGAAACCGCAAGCCCTGAAGCGGTGGAGAGTGCCGCAGCAGAGACCTCCACCGATAAACCAGCTGACAATCCCACCGTAGACGCACCCGCCGAAAGCACCGCCACCACCCTGCCGGGCTTCGACCTCGTGCGGATCGAACCCGATGGCGCCTCGGTCATCGCCGGCACCGCCGCGCCGGGCGACAACATCTCGCTCCTGCTCGACGGCACCGCCATCGCCGAAGCCGAGGCAGACGGGCAGGGGGCCTTCGTGATCCTGACCACCATCCAGCCCGGCCCCGCCCCCCAGATCCTGACGCTGACCGCCAACGGCGAGCGCCGCTCGGAGGCCAGCGTGATCGTCGCCGCCGCGCCGCAGGTGTCCGAGGCGGTTGCCAGTGCAGATGCCACAGGAACCTCAGCGGAGGACAGGCCCGCGGGCACCGAGGCTGAGGCCGAGGTCGAAACCGCCGAAGCCAGTCAAACACCAGAACCCGAGGCGCAGGACACACCGCCTGCCGCGCAGCAATCGCAGGCCACAGGGGCCTCCTCCCTCGATACCGGGCTTGCCGCCGCCACGGATGCCGCCCCCGACACCGCGCCAAGCACGCCCGCCAGCGATGCGGCGGAGGCCACCGAGCTTGCCACGCCGACGCAGGAAGATACGGCCCCGGTCAACACCGGAACCACGGAAACCATCGCTCAGGATACCCCGCAGACCCAGCCCGCCAGCACCGGCGCCGTCACGGCATCGGCCGAGGTCGCCGCAACCGACACCACCACGCCCGAGCCAGCCGCCGACCTTCCGTCCGAGCCCACGGACCTGCCTGTCGAAACGCCCGCAAGCCCCCCAATCGACACCGCCGCCGTGCCCGCCGAAACCCCGCAGGCCGCCCCGGCCGAGCCCGTTGCGCAAAGCCAGACGGCACAGACCGCGCCCACTGTGACCTCCACCGCGCCCCAGCTTCTGGTGGCCTCCGGCGAAGGGCTGAAGGTGATCCAGCCCTCGTCCAGCGCCGCCACTGTGCCTCTCAGGGTCGAAACCATCGGCTATTCCGACAGCGGCGTCACTCTCGCCGGGCGCGGCACCGGCGGGCCTTCGGATCTGCGGATCTATCTCGACAACGCCCCCATCGCCATGGCCCCGCTCGAGCAGGACGGCACATGGGAGGCCGAGCTGAACGGCGTCAGCCCCGGCACCTACACCCTGCGGGTGGACCAGCTCGCCGGCGATGGCAGCGTGACAGGGCGGTTCGAAACCCCTTTCCTGCGCGAGAGCGAGGCGGCCCTTGCCCGCAGCGCGCCCGCCGCAACGGACCCGGAAGGGCTGGCCGTGTCGGTGATTACCGTGCAGCCGGGTTACTCGCTCTGGGCCATCGCCTCGGACCGCTATGGCGACGGCATGTCGTGGCACAAGGTGCTCGAAGCCAACAGCGGCCAGATCCGCGACCCGGACCTGATCTACCCCGGTCAGATCTTCGACCTGCCCGATTGA
- a CDS encoding glycosyltransferase family 2 protein produces MDTARKMVVTTMKNEGPYLLEWIAFHRMIGFNEFTIFSNDCTDGTNLMLNRLDQMGVVRHFDNPLGPRMDPQRAAYSRANKQEEVKSADWVMIIDADEFLNVKVGDGSVDALIANCPAEADAISVNWRFMGSGGAAHMEPDGLVTRRFLRGSSFKDPENGLIWGFKTLFRPARFDYFGVHRPKFRKETEVIPGMRLWVNADGKPMQDRILEKGWRSSADDIGYDSAQVNHYAVKSREEFLLKRLRGTANSKNKDRIDMGYWEKNDINTHEDKSIRTEGLAEAVAELLQDADLAALHRACLETCRRAIAYQMQDPKLANFVNEGIWKEAAE; encoded by the coding sequence ATGGACACCGCGCGCAAGATGGTCGTCACGACCATGAAAAACGAAGGCCCCTACCTGCTGGAGTGGATCGCCTTTCACCGGATGATCGGCTTCAACGAGTTCACGATCTTCTCCAACGATTGCACCGACGGCACCAACCTGATGCTCAACCGGCTCGACCAGATGGGCGTGGTGCGCCATTTCGACAACCCGCTCGGGCCACGGATGGACCCGCAGCGCGCCGCCTACTCCCGCGCCAACAAGCAGGAGGAGGTCAAAAGCGCCGATTGGGTGATGATCATCGACGCTGACGAATTCCTCAACGTGAAGGTCGGGGATGGCTCGGTCGATGCGCTGATCGCCAACTGCCCCGCCGAGGCCGATGCAATCAGCGTCAACTGGCGTTTCATGGGCTCTGGCGGCGCCGCCCATATGGAGCCGGACGGGCTTGTGACCCGCCGCTTCCTGCGCGGCTCCAGCTTCAAAGACCCGGAGAACGGGCTGATCTGGGGCTTCAAAACCCTCTTCCGCCCTGCCCGCTTCGACTACTTCGGCGTGCACCGCCCCAAGTTCCGCAAGGAGACCGAGGTGATCCCCGGCATGCGGCTCTGGGTCAATGCCGATGGCAAGCCGATGCAGGACCGCATCCTTGAAAAGGGCTGGCGCTCCAGCGCCGACGATATCGGCTATGACAGCGCCCAGGTGAACCACTACGCGGTCAAGAGCCGCGAGGAGTTTCTGCTCAAGCGGCTGCGCGGCACGGCAAACTCCAAGAACAAGGACCGCATCGACATGGGCTATTGGGAAAAGAACGACATCAACACCCATGAAGACAAGTCGATCCGCACCGAGGGGCTGGCCGAGGCCGTGGCCGAGTTGCTGCAAGACGCAGACCTCGCCGCGCTCCACCGCGCCTGCCTCGAAACCTGCCGCCGGGCCATCGCCTACCAGATGCAGGACCCCAAGCTGGCCAACTTCGTGAACGAGGGCATCTGGAAGGAGGCAGCGGAGTGA
- a CDS encoding superoxide dismutase: protein MAFELPDLPYAHDALADLGMSKETLEYHHDIHHKAYVDNGNKAIAGTEWEGKSVEEIIKGTYDASAVAQNGIFNNASQFWNHNQFWEMMGPGNSAMPGELEKAITESFGSVDKFKEEFSAAGAGQFGSGWCWLVKDTDGGLKVTKTENGVNPLCFGQTALLGCDVWEHSYYIDFRNKRPAYLSNFLDKLVNWENVASRM from the coding sequence ATGGCTTTCGAACTTCCCGATCTCCCCTATGCCCACGATGCGCTCGCTGATCTCGGCATGTCGAAGGAAACCCTCGAGTATCACCACGACATCCACCACAAGGCCTATGTCGACAACGGCAACAAGGCGATTGCCGGGACCGAGTGGGAAGGCAAATCCGTCGAAGAGATCATCAAGGGCACCTACGATGCTTCCGCCGTTGCCCAGAACGGCATCTTCAACAACGCTTCGCAGTTCTGGAACCACAACCAGTTCTGGGAGATGATGGGCCCCGGCAATTCGGCCATGCCCGGCGAGCTTGAGAAAGCGATCACCGAGAGCTTCGGCTCCGTCGACAAGTTCAAGGAAGAGTTCTCCGCCGCCGGTGCGGGCCAGTTCGGCTCGGGCTGGTGCTGGCTGGTGAAAGACACCGATGGCGGCCTGAAAGTGACCAAAACCGAGAACGGCGTGAACCCGCTCTGCTTCGGCCAGACCGCGCTGCTGGGCTGCGATGTCTGGGAGCACAGCTATTACATCGACTTCCGCAACAAGCGCCCGGCTTACCTCAGCAACTTCCTCGACAAGCTGGTGAACTGGGAAAACGTCGCCTCGCGGATGTAA
- a CDS encoding sarcosine oxidase subunit gamma — translation MSDPQSALTGAVYQGYVKVAEAGAQGMLTLRGDLPSAAMAEAVKAATGQSVPAARQIEGGLGTGAAWASPDELLLFCPYGASAEAFRHVGKALEGNHFLAADVSDARAVFTLEGSAIRDLLAKLCPADMSPDALPLGEYRRSHIGQIAAAFWLESESKATVVCFRSVAAYMFDLLKTAAEPGGELRYFAPTVT, via the coding sequence ATGTCTGATCCGCAGAGCGCCCTCACCGGCGCGGTTTACCAAGGTTACGTAAAGGTTGCCGAGGCGGGCGCTCAAGGCATGCTGACCCTGCGCGGCGATCTGCCGAGCGCCGCGATGGCCGAGGCGGTCAAGGCCGCAACCGGGCAATCGGTCCCCGCGGCTCGCCAGATCGAAGGCGGCCTCGGCACCGGCGCAGCCTGGGCCTCGCCCGACGAACTGCTGCTTTTTTGCCCCTACGGCGCCAGCGCAGAAGCCTTCAGGCATGTGGGCAAGGCTCTGGAAGGAAACCATTTTCTGGCGGCGGACGTCTCCGATGCTCGGGCGGTCTTCACACTCGAGGGCAGCGCCATCCGCGACCTTCTCGCCAAGCTCTGCCCGGCGGACATGTCGCCCGACGCCCTGCCCTTGGGGGAATATCGCCGCAGCCACATCGGCCAGATCGCCGCGGCCTTCTGGCTGGAGAGCGAGTCGAAAGCCACCGTGGTCTGCTTCCGCTCGGTCGCCGCCTACATGTTCGATCTGCTGAAAACCGCCGCCGAGCCGGGCGGCGAACTGCGCTACTTCGCGCCCACCGTCACCTGA
- a CDS encoding TIGR00730 family Rossman fold protein, which yields MTAPLSLCVYCGSRDGADPAYAEAAEAVGAAIAERGWRLVYGAGDVGLMGRVARTAQAGGAETFGVIPTHLLQREVGKRDLTTFIVTETMHERKKVMFMNADAVVVLPGGAGSLDELFEVLTWRQLGLHQKPIYLLNVEGYWNKLLELVDHVITSGFAGDDIRGFLTPVDSVDALLAELDRA from the coding sequence ATGACAGCCCCCCTCTCGCTTTGCGTCTACTGCGGCTCCCGAGACGGCGCCGACCCGGCCTATGCCGAGGCCGCCGAAGCGGTTGGCGCCGCGATTGCCGAGCGCGGCTGGCGGCTGGTTTATGGTGCGGGCGACGTGGGGCTGATGGGCCGGGTTGCGCGCACGGCGCAGGCTGGCGGGGCCGAGACCTTCGGCGTCATCCCGACCCACCTGCTGCAACGCGAGGTGGGCAAACGCGACCTCACCACCTTCATCGTGACCGAAACGATGCACGAGCGGAAGAAAGTGATGTTCATGAACGCCGATGCTGTGGTGGTGCTGCCGGGGGGCGCGGGCTCGCTGGACGAACTGTTCGAAGTGCTCACCTGGCGCCAGCTCGGGCTGCACCAGAAGCCGATCTACCTGCTCAATGTCGAGGGCTACTGGAACAAGCTGCTGGAGCTGGTGGATCATGTCATCACCAGCGGGTTTGCCGGTGATGACATTCGGGGGTTTCTCACGCCGGTCGACAGCGTGGATGCGCTGCTGGCGGAGCTCGATCGGGCCTAG
- a CDS encoding glycosyltransferase family 2 protein, whose amino-acid sequence MTNSTSPDGEPDSKSEKKATFTIMSMMKDEGHCLIEWVAYHNHIGFDNICVYTNNCNDGTDAMLMRLEELGYCKHFRNDVPEGKKPQPNALSLAEKNPAVMNSEWILTMDADEFVSVKAGRGKITDLLEALPEDTDAVAITWRFFGSSELTDWNPGMVIESYRNAAPDKFRKGWGVKTLFKPFDDMKLGIHRPHMKKAKQIPERAQEMLKQKWVNGSGEPMPTDFNLSGWRSTKPTLGYKLVELNHYGVKSYEAYLLRRIRGNVNNKAGKYDAAYFALFDRNEKEATNALRHARGTRRLMDKMLEDDQLRGLYEGALEYHKGRVDMLRTTGEYDQWLTELKEASQVPIDRLDEILFTQHLPKIWQEKVREMQEAGVPPKEIAKLINASQTAKKAETREAMRAAAEGRAVESEKKTSAESAEEFVLSDEMKAVIAQKIREGHAEMARAKGKAPPTLVPVGGDASTKTDRPGAKAKTPSEAGATPSPQRRVKLKLKQDPAGKVGSEG is encoded by the coding sequence ATGACCAACTCCACCTCTCCGGACGGAGAGCCAGACAGCAAGAGCGAAAAGAAGGCGACCTTCACCATCATGTCGATGATGAAGGACGAGGGCCATTGCCTGATCGAATGGGTCGCCTACCACAACCACATCGGTTTCGATAACATCTGCGTCTACACCAACAACTGCAACGATGGCACCGACGCCATGCTGATGCGGCTGGAAGAGCTGGGCTATTGCAAGCACTTCCGCAACGACGTGCCCGAAGGCAAGAAGCCCCAGCCCAACGCGCTTTCGCTCGCCGAAAAGAACCCGGCGGTGATGAACAGCGAGTGGATCCTGACCATGGATGCCGACGAGTTCGTTTCGGTCAAGGCCGGGCGCGGCAAGATCACCGATCTGCTGGAGGCCCTGCCCGAGGATACCGACGCGGTGGCGATCACATGGCGGTTCTTCGGCTCCTCGGAGCTGACCGACTGGAACCCCGGCATGGTGATCGAGAGCTATCGCAACGCCGCGCCCGACAAGTTCCGCAAGGGCTGGGGCGTGAAGACGCTGTTCAAACCCTTCGATGACATGAAGCTGGGCATCCATCGCCCTCACATGAAGAAGGCCAAGCAAATCCCCGAGCGCGCTCAGGAAATGCTGAAGCAGAAATGGGTGAACGGCTCGGGCGAGCCGATGCCGACCGACTTCAACCTGTCTGGCTGGCGCTCGACCAAGCCGACGCTGGGCTACAAGCTGGTGGAGCTCAACCACTACGGGGTGAAGAGCTACGAGGCCTACCTGCTGCGCCGCATCAGGGGCAATGTGAACAACAAGGCCGGCAAGTATGACGCCGCCTATTTCGCCCTTTTCGACCGCAACGAGAAAGAGGCCACCAACGCCCTGCGCCACGCCCGCGGCACCCGCCGCCTGATGGACAAGATGCTGGAAGACGATCAGCTGCGCGGGCTCTACGAGGGCGCGCTGGAGTATCACAAGGGTCGGGTCGACATGCTGCGCACCACCGGCGAATACGACCAGTGGCTGACCGAGCTGAAAGAGGCCAGTCAGGTGCCGATCGACCGGCTCGACGAGATCCTCTTTACCCAGCACCTGCCGAAGATCTGGCAGGAAAAGGTGCGCGAGATGCAGGAGGCCGGGGTGCCTCCCAAGGAGATCGCCAAGCTCATCAACGCCTCGCAGACCGCCAAGAAGGCCGAAACCCGCGAGGCCATGCGCGCCGCCGCCGAGGGCCGCGCGGTGGAGAGCGAAAAGAAAACCTCAGCCGAATCCGCCGAGGAATTCGTGCTGTCGGACGAGATGAAGGCGGTGATCGCCCAGAAGATCCGTGAGGGCCACGCCGAGATGGCGCGGGCCAAGGGCAAGGCGCCTCCAACGCTTGTGCCTGTTGGCGGAGATGCGTCGACAAAGACGGACCGCCCCGGGGCGAAGGCCAAGACGCCTTCAGAAGCCGGGGCGACACCGAGCCCGCAGCGCCGCGTGAAGCTCAAGTTGAAGCAGGACCCGGCTGGCAAGGTCGGGAGCGAGGGCTGA
- a CDS encoding ABC transporter ATP-binding protein/permease, with translation MAKPNPKTPGNGWEIIARVAPYLWPEGETGLKTGVVLSLVALLTSKLISVATPFFYKAAVDQLAGDAPSTGLLIGLTAVSLTVAYGMARLLTVGFQQLRDAFFARVGQRALRRLALETFNHIHALSLRYHITRRTGGLSRIIERGVKGVEFLLRFMLFSIGPLILELLLVCIILAWVFDLRYLGVLVVTIALYVWFTFKVTEWRVKIRQQMNDSDTEANQKAIDSLLNFETVKYFGAERREAERYDSAMAGYENAAIRTNYSLGFLNFGQSVLITGGLVGVMVMAALGVQNGTLTVGDFVMVNAYMIQITVPLNFLGSVYREIRQALVDMGEMFTLLGQPTEVADKPGAGALAVKGAEVRFEDVRFGYDAERGILKGVSFTVPAGRSLAIVGASGAGKSTIGRLLFRFYDVTGGAILIDGQDIRDVSQESLHDAIGVVPQDTVLFNDTILYNIAYGRPEASMEEIVEVAKSARIHDFIESLPQGYETTVGERGLKLSGGEKQRVGIARTMLKNPAILLLDEATSALDTETEQKIQGALARAAEGRTVLTIAHRLSTVAGADEIIVLDAGEVVERGSHAELLVQNGKYASLWAQQLRDEAA, from the coding sequence ATGGCCAAGCCAAACCCCAAGACCCCCGGAAACGGGTGGGAGATCATTGCCCGCGTGGCGCCCTACCTCTGGCCGGAGGGGGAAACCGGGCTGAAAACGGGGGTGGTGCTGTCGTTGGTCGCCCTGCTGACCTCCAAGCTGATCTCGGTCGCCACGCCGTTCTTCTACAAGGCCGCGGTCGACCAACTTGCGGGCGATGCCCCCTCCACCGGCCTGCTGATCGGGCTTACGGCGGTCTCTCTCACGGTGGCCTACGGCATGGCGCGTCTGCTGACGGTGGGCTTCCAGCAGCTCCGCGATGCCTTCTTTGCCCGTGTCGGGCAGCGGGCGCTGCGGCGTCTGGCGCTGGAAACCTTCAACCACATCCACGCCCTCAGCCTGCGCTACCACATCACCCGCCGCACCGGCGGGCTCAGCCGGATCATCGAGCGCGGGGTGAAGGGGGTGGAATTCCTGCTGCGCTTCATGCTGTTTTCCATCGGCCCGCTGATCCTTGAGCTGCTGCTGGTCTGCATCATCCTCGCCTGGGTTTTCGACCTGCGCTATCTCGGCGTACTGGTCGTCACCATCGCTCTCTACGTCTGGTTCACCTTCAAGGTCACCGAGTGGCGGGTGAAGATTCGCCAGCAGATGAACGACAGCGACACCGAAGCAAACCAGAAGGCGATCGACAGTCTGCTGAACTTCGAAACCGTCAAGTACTTCGGGGCCGAGCGGCGCGAAGCCGAGCGCTACGACAGCGCGATGGCGGGCTACGAGAACGCCGCAATCCGCACCAACTACTCGCTCGGGTTCCTAAACTTCGGGCAATCCGTGCTCATCACCGGCGGCCTCGTCGGCGTGATGGTGATGGCGGCGCTGGGCGTGCAGAACGGCACCCTGACAGTGGGCGATTTCGTCATGGTCAACGCCTACATGATCCAGATCACCGTGCCGCTCAACTTTCTCGGCTCGGTCTACCGCGAAATCCGCCAGGCGCTGGTGGACATGGGCGAGATGTTCACCCTGCTCGGCCAGCCCACAGAGGTTGCCGACAAGCCCGGGGCAGGGGCGCTGGCCGTGAAGGGGGCCGAGGTGCGGTTCGAGGATGTGCGCTTTGGCTATGACGCCGAACGCGGCATCCTGAAAGGCGTCAGCTTCACCGTGCCTGCCGGGCGCAGCCTTGCCATCGTGGGGGCCTCGGGCGCGGGCAAGAGCACCATCGGGCGCCTGCTGTTCCGCTTCTACGACGTCACGGGCGGGGCGATCCTGATCGACGGGCAGGACATTCGCGATGTCAGTCAGGAAAGCCTGCACGATGCCATCGGCGTGGTGCCGCAGGATACGGTGCTGTTCAACGACACGATCCTCTACAACATCGCCTACGGTCGCCCCGAGGCGAGCATGGAGGAGATCGTGGAGGTGGCCAAATCCGCCCGCATCCACGACTTCATCGAGAGCCTGCCCCAAGGCTACGAGACAACCGTGGGCGAGCGCGGGCTGAAGCTTTCGGGCGGGGAAAAGCAGCGGGTCGGCATTGCCCGCACCATGCTGAAGAACCCCGCCATCCTGCTACTCGACGAGGCCACCTCGGCGCTCGACACCGAGACCGAGCAGAAGATCCAGGGCGCATTGGCGCGGGCGGCAGAGGGGCGCACGGTGCTGACCATCGCCCACCGCCTCAGCACCGTGGCCGGGGCGGATGAGATCATCGTGCTCGATGCGGGCGAGGTGGTGGAGCGGGGCAGCCACGCCGAACTTCTGGTGCAGAACGGCAAATACGCTTCGCTCTGGGCGCAGCAATTGCGCGACGAGGCCGCCTGA
- a CDS encoding host attachment family protein, with protein sequence MTGLAQGTWVMVADSEKALFLHNVTDAEDPYLVVSGKEKQDNPSDREQGANRPGRMADGGQGQRSALDDTDWHELAKHRFASDLADLLYEKAHRGEFDRIVLACSPQVLGDLRKVLHQEVTDKVVGEVPKTLTNHPVEEIEKIVKGELAAA encoded by the coding sequence ATGACCGGTTTGGCGCAAGGCACCTGGGTGATGGTGGCCGACAGCGAAAAGGCCCTGTTCCTGCACAATGTCACCGACGCCGAAGATCCCTATCTCGTCGTCTCCGGCAAGGAAAAGCAGGACAACCCCTCCGACCGTGAGCAGGGCGCAAACCGCCCCGGGCGCATGGCAGACGGGGGGCAGGGGCAACGCTCGGCCCTCGATGACACCGATTGGCACGAGCTGGCGAAGCACCGCTTTGCCTCCGACCTCGCCGACCTGCTCTACGAGAAGGCCCACCGCGGCGAGTTCGACCGCATCGTGCTGGCGTGCAGCCCGCAAGTTCTGGGCGATCTGCGCAAGGTGCTGCACCAGGAGGTGACGGACAAGGTCGTGGGCGAGGTGCCCAAGACCCTCACCAACCACCCGGTCGAAGAGATCGAGAAGATCGTGAAGGGTGAGCTGGCCGCCGCCTAG